The Osmia lignaria lignaria isolate PbOS001 chromosome 14, iyOsmLign1, whole genome shotgun sequence genome has a window encoding:
- the LOC117607534 gene encoding uncharacterized protein LOC117607534 isoform X4 → MPGVCPRCNREVYFAEEKLALGKVWHTFCFSCCNCRKLLNSCNVVTYLGELFCKSCYVRLAPSITNHEIKGTSQLLGTLTFSNQESNGYCCPVENSIGNASLNREQHYQTGKCRLRGGGSEVEETNVCLDEEKKHFLENEYANVGIVNSMTTICDPPPSPTAVTTWYNRQHCKLRSTLSLESQKNNAVAKDYRERSEVQEAESNQSELKTAFSNDEVNITEALLSADKTRVTSISRNKKINKYDPVCEFSGNSITIPSRRKFAYPPVPPPRSPLPSRRRVSFCDVVFGDTRGNEQNCIMKMQNAHLRPCCNNNEEYTYDIWQADDTAGKNHGGYENVKINHTEDTGRMHFEKSTSDCCDGEEDSSSKCNELEKNRGQDRCAGNTELHPYRTMNDKDGSSKEETITCTHQSGPNSSNDLDDSERMRGGCGGPCGPRPRILCGTLKPVETICHCTKREPEPCRTVVTSCACSSPCIDRRGCCPSVTDRPICKKPIIRCRQPCTVESPGCGSGGCCGSGCRGGCGKPGQTCLPSRQCAIPPCRPCSPCSSPRPCPPQPICCCRKCGNCCGSGGGTSCCRSDRAECADGGCCRPKSGCECLGGGLDCQRCGRKVYQAEMQIVSGIPFHNICFSCYCCRKPLESLTYQENCGEIYCKQCYVRNFGPQGYGYGVGPGALQTPM, encoded by the exons ATGCCTGGAGTTTGTCCTCGTTGTAACCGCGAGGTTTACTTCGCAGAAGAGAAATTGGCTCTTGGAAAAGTTTGGCATACATTTTGCTTTTCTTGTT GTAATTGTCGAAAATTACTCAAcagttgtaacgtggtgacctATCTCGGTGAATTATTTTGCAAGAGTTGTTACGTTCGTTTGGCTCCGTCGATTACGAATCATGAAATTAAAGGAACATCGCAATTGCTTGGAACCTTAACATTTTCGAACCAGGAATCGAATGGTTATTGCTGTCCGGTAGAAAACTCAATCGGTAACGCATCATTAAACAGAGAACAACATTACCAAACCGGCAAGTGTAGACTTCGCGGTGGTGGTAGCGAAGTCGAGGAGACAAACGTTTGTCTTGACGAAGAGAAGAAACATTTCTTAGAAAACGAGTACGCAAATGTAGGTATTGTCAATTCGATGACAACAATTTGTGATCCTCCACCTAGTCCTACTGCAGTGACTACATGGTACAATCGGCAGCATTGCAAGCTTCGCAG taCGCTGTCTTTGGAGTCCCAGAAGAATAACGCTGTCGCGAAAGATTACCGCGAACGATCCGAAGTGCAGGAAGCAGAAAGCAATCAATCAGAGCTGAAAACTGCGTTTAGTAATGATGAAGTCAACATTACAGAGGCTCTGCTAAG CGCAGACAAAACTCGAGTGACATCTATCAGCcggaataaaaaaattaacaaatacgaTCCTGTATGCGAATTTAGTGGGAATAGCATCACTATTCCGTCGAGACGAAAATTTGCGTATCCGCCAGTACCGCCGCCTCGCAGTCCGCTGCCTTCCCGACGACGAGTCTCCTTCTGCGACGTCGTCTTCGGGGACACGCGCGGAAACGAACAGAATTGTATCATGAAAATGCAGAATGCACATCTAAGGCCCTGTTGCAATAATAACGAGGAATATACTTATGACATTTGGCAAGCGGACGACACGGCCGGTAAGAACCACGGCGGATACGAAAATGTCAAAATAAATCATACCGAAGACACTGGCAGAATGCATTTTGAAAAAAGCACGTCGGATTGTTGCGACGGCGAAGAAGATTCATCGAGTAAATGCAATGAGCTCGAGAAGAACCGAGGACAAGATCGTTGCGCCGGTAATACAGAGTTGCACCCGTACAGAACAATGAACGATAAAGATGGATCATCGAAGGAAGAAACGATTACGTGTACTCATCAAAGTGGTCCGAATTCGTCGAATGATCTTGACGATAGCGAACGTATGCGAGGAGGATGTGGTGGACCATGCGGCCCTCGTCCAAGGATTCTATGTGGAACGCTTAAACCCGTTGAAACTATTTGCCATTGTACTAAAA GAGAACCGGAACCATGTCGCACTGTTGTTACATCTTGTGCTTGCTCGTCACCGTGTATCGACAGACGTGGCTGTTGTCCATCGGTGACCGATCGACCGATATGCAAAAAACCGATTATCAGATGTCGTCAACCATGCACGGTAGAATCTCCAGGTTGCGGCAGTGGAGGATGTTGTGGAAGTGGTTGCCGAGGTGGTTGTGGAAAACCTGGACAAACGTGTTTGCCCTCTAGACAATGCGCGATACCACCTTGTCGACCTTGTTCGCCTTGTTCTTCACCTCGACCCTGTCCTCCGCAACCGATTTGCTGTTGCCGAAAATGTGGAAACTGCTGTGGAAGCGGCGGTGGCACGAGTTGCTGTCG TTCTGACAGAGCAGAATGTGCCGACGGAGGATGTTGCCGGCCGAAATCTGGTTGCGAGTGTTTAGGCGGCGGTCTTGATTGCCAGCGCTGTGGCCGGAAAGTGTATCAGGCTGAAATGCAG ATTGTATCCGGTATACCGTTTCACAACATATGCTTCAGCTGTTACTGCTGTAGAAAACCCTTAGAATCCTTAACGTACCAAGAAAACTGCGGAGAAATTTATTGCAAAC aatGTTACGTTCGAAATTTTGGGCCACAAGGATATGGGTACGGTGTAGGACCAGGCGCATTACAAACTCCCATGTGA
- the LOC117607534 gene encoding uncharacterized protein LOC117607534 isoform X3: protein MPGVCPRCNREVYFAEEKLALGKVWHTFCFSCCNCRKLLNSCNVVTYLGELFCKSCYVRLAPSITNHEIKGTSQLLGTLTFSNQESNGYCCPVENSIGNASLNREQHYQTGKCRLRGGGSEVEETNVCLDEEKKHFLENEYANVGIVNSMTTICDPPPSPTAVTTWYNRQHCKLRSTLSLESQKNNAVAKDYRERSEVQEAESNQSELKTAFSNDEVNITEALLSADKTRVTSISRNKKINKYDPVCEFSGNSITIPSRRKFAYPPVPPPRSPLPSRRRVSFCDVVFGDTRGNEQNCIMKMQNAHLRPCCNNNEEYTYDIWQADDTAGKNHGGYENVKINHTEDTGRMHFEKSTSDCCDGEEDSSSKCNELEKNRGQDRCAGNTELHPYRTMNDKDGSSKEETITCTHQSGPNSSNDLDDSERMRGGCGGPCGPRPRILCGTLKPVETICHCTKREPEPCRTVVTSCACSSPCIDRRGCCPSVTDRPICKKPIIRCRQPCTVESPGCGSGGCCGSGCRGGCGKPGQTCLPSRQCAIPPCRPCSPCSSPRPCPPQPICCCRKCGNCCGSGGGTSCCRCYSSDRAECADGGCCRPKSGCECLGGGLDCQRCGRKVYQAEMQIVSGIPFHNICFSCYCCRKPLESLTYQENCGEIYCKQCYVRNFGPQGYGYGVGPGALQTPM, encoded by the exons ATGCCTGGAGTTTGTCCTCGTTGTAACCGCGAGGTTTACTTCGCAGAAGAGAAATTGGCTCTTGGAAAAGTTTGGCATACATTTTGCTTTTCTTGTT GTAATTGTCGAAAATTACTCAAcagttgtaacgtggtgacctATCTCGGTGAATTATTTTGCAAGAGTTGTTACGTTCGTTTGGCTCCGTCGATTACGAATCATGAAATTAAAGGAACATCGCAATTGCTTGGAACCTTAACATTTTCGAACCAGGAATCGAATGGTTATTGCTGTCCGGTAGAAAACTCAATCGGTAACGCATCATTAAACAGAGAACAACATTACCAAACCGGCAAGTGTAGACTTCGCGGTGGTGGTAGCGAAGTCGAGGAGACAAACGTTTGTCTTGACGAAGAGAAGAAACATTTCTTAGAAAACGAGTACGCAAATGTAGGTATTGTCAATTCGATGACAACAATTTGTGATCCTCCACCTAGTCCTACTGCAGTGACTACATGGTACAATCGGCAGCATTGCAAGCTTCGCAG taCGCTGTCTTTGGAGTCCCAGAAGAATAACGCTGTCGCGAAAGATTACCGCGAACGATCCGAAGTGCAGGAAGCAGAAAGCAATCAATCAGAGCTGAAAACTGCGTTTAGTAATGATGAAGTCAACATTACAGAGGCTCTGCTAAG CGCAGACAAAACTCGAGTGACATCTATCAGCcggaataaaaaaattaacaaatacgaTCCTGTATGCGAATTTAGTGGGAATAGCATCACTATTCCGTCGAGACGAAAATTTGCGTATCCGCCAGTACCGCCGCCTCGCAGTCCGCTGCCTTCCCGACGACGAGTCTCCTTCTGCGACGTCGTCTTCGGGGACACGCGCGGAAACGAACAGAATTGTATCATGAAAATGCAGAATGCACATCTAAGGCCCTGTTGCAATAATAACGAGGAATATACTTATGACATTTGGCAAGCGGACGACACGGCCGGTAAGAACCACGGCGGATACGAAAATGTCAAAATAAATCATACCGAAGACACTGGCAGAATGCATTTTGAAAAAAGCACGTCGGATTGTTGCGACGGCGAAGAAGATTCATCGAGTAAATGCAATGAGCTCGAGAAGAACCGAGGACAAGATCGTTGCGCCGGTAATACAGAGTTGCACCCGTACAGAACAATGAACGATAAAGATGGATCATCGAAGGAAGAAACGATTACGTGTACTCATCAAAGTGGTCCGAATTCGTCGAATGATCTTGACGATAGCGAACGTATGCGAGGAGGATGTGGTGGACCATGCGGCCCTCGTCCAAGGATTCTATGTGGAACGCTTAAACCCGTTGAAACTATTTGCCATTGTACTAAAA GAGAACCGGAACCATGTCGCACTGTTGTTACATCTTGTGCTTGCTCGTCACCGTGTATCGACAGACGTGGCTGTTGTCCATCGGTGACCGATCGACCGATATGCAAAAAACCGATTATCAGATGTCGTCAACCATGCACGGTAGAATCTCCAGGTTGCGGCAGTGGAGGATGTTGTGGAAGTGGTTGCCGAGGTGGTTGTGGAAAACCTGGACAAACGTGTTTGCCCTCTAGACAATGCGCGATACCACCTTGTCGACCTTGTTCGCCTTGTTCTTCACCTCGACCCTGTCCTCCGCAACCGATTTGCTGTTGCCGAAAATGTGGAAACTGCTGTGGAAGCGGCGGTGGCACGAGTTGCTGTCG ATGTTACAGTTCTGACAGAGCAGAATGTGCCGACGGAGGATGTTGCCGGCCGAAATCTGGTTGCGAGTGTTTAGGCGGCGGTCTTGATTGCCAGCGCTGTGGCCGGAAAGTGTATCAGGCTGAAATGCAG ATTGTATCCGGTATACCGTTTCACAACATATGCTTCAGCTGTTACTGCTGTAGAAAACCCTTAGAATCCTTAACGTACCAAGAAAACTGCGGAGAAATTTATTGCAAAC aatGTTACGTTCGAAATTTTGGGCCACAAGGATATGGGTACGGTGTAGGACCAGGCGCATTACAAACTCCCATGTGA
- the LOC117607534 gene encoding uncharacterized protein LOC117607534 isoform X5 yields the protein MPGVCPRCNREVYFAEEKLALGKVWHTFCFSCCNCRKLLNSCNVVTYLGELFCKSCYVRLAPSITNHEIKGTSQLLGTLTFSNQESNGYCCPVENSIGNASLNREQHYQTGKCRLRGGGSEVEETNVCLDEEKKHFLENEYANVGIVNSMTTICDPPPSPTAVTTWYNRQHCKLRSTLSLESQKNNAVAKDYRERSEVQEAESNQSELKTAFSNDEVNITEALLSADKTRVTSISRNKKINKYDPVCEFSGNSITIPSRRKFAYPPVPPPRSPLPSRRRVSFCDVVFGDTRGNEQNCIMKMQNAHLRPCCNNNEEYTYDIWQADDTAGKNHGGYENVKINHTEDTGRMHFEKSTSDCCDGEEDSSSKCNELEKNRGQDRCAGNTELHPYRTMNDKDGSSKEETITCTHQSGPNSSNDLDDSERMRGGCGGPCGPRPRILCGTLKPVETICHCTKREPEPCRTVVTSCACSSPCIDRRGCCPSVTDRPICKKPIIRCRQPCTVESPGCGSGGCCGSGCRGGCGKPGQTCLPSRQCAIPPCRPCSPCSSPRPCPPQPICCCRKCGNCCGSGGGTSCCRPKSPVCRVRSRRCYSSDRAECADGGCCRPKSGCECLGGGLDCQRCGRKVYQAEMQIVSGIPFHNICFSCYCCRKPLESLTYQENCGEIYCKR from the exons ATGCCTGGAGTTTGTCCTCGTTGTAACCGCGAGGTTTACTTCGCAGAAGAGAAATTGGCTCTTGGAAAAGTTTGGCATACATTTTGCTTTTCTTGTT GTAATTGTCGAAAATTACTCAAcagttgtaacgtggtgacctATCTCGGTGAATTATTTTGCAAGAGTTGTTACGTTCGTTTGGCTCCGTCGATTACGAATCATGAAATTAAAGGAACATCGCAATTGCTTGGAACCTTAACATTTTCGAACCAGGAATCGAATGGTTATTGCTGTCCGGTAGAAAACTCAATCGGTAACGCATCATTAAACAGAGAACAACATTACCAAACCGGCAAGTGTAGACTTCGCGGTGGTGGTAGCGAAGTCGAGGAGACAAACGTTTGTCTTGACGAAGAGAAGAAACATTTCTTAGAAAACGAGTACGCAAATGTAGGTATTGTCAATTCGATGACAACAATTTGTGATCCTCCACCTAGTCCTACTGCAGTGACTACATGGTACAATCGGCAGCATTGCAAGCTTCGCAG taCGCTGTCTTTGGAGTCCCAGAAGAATAACGCTGTCGCGAAAGATTACCGCGAACGATCCGAAGTGCAGGAAGCAGAAAGCAATCAATCAGAGCTGAAAACTGCGTTTAGTAATGATGAAGTCAACATTACAGAGGCTCTGCTAAG CGCAGACAAAACTCGAGTGACATCTATCAGCcggaataaaaaaattaacaaatacgaTCCTGTATGCGAATTTAGTGGGAATAGCATCACTATTCCGTCGAGACGAAAATTTGCGTATCCGCCAGTACCGCCGCCTCGCAGTCCGCTGCCTTCCCGACGACGAGTCTCCTTCTGCGACGTCGTCTTCGGGGACACGCGCGGAAACGAACAGAATTGTATCATGAAAATGCAGAATGCACATCTAAGGCCCTGTTGCAATAATAACGAGGAATATACTTATGACATTTGGCAAGCGGACGACACGGCCGGTAAGAACCACGGCGGATACGAAAATGTCAAAATAAATCATACCGAAGACACTGGCAGAATGCATTTTGAAAAAAGCACGTCGGATTGTTGCGACGGCGAAGAAGATTCATCGAGTAAATGCAATGAGCTCGAGAAGAACCGAGGACAAGATCGTTGCGCCGGTAATACAGAGTTGCACCCGTACAGAACAATGAACGATAAAGATGGATCATCGAAGGAAGAAACGATTACGTGTACTCATCAAAGTGGTCCGAATTCGTCGAATGATCTTGACGATAGCGAACGTATGCGAGGAGGATGTGGTGGACCATGCGGCCCTCGTCCAAGGATTCTATGTGGAACGCTTAAACCCGTTGAAACTATTTGCCATTGTACTAAAA GAGAACCGGAACCATGTCGCACTGTTGTTACATCTTGTGCTTGCTCGTCACCGTGTATCGACAGACGTGGCTGTTGTCCATCGGTGACCGATCGACCGATATGCAAAAAACCGATTATCAGATGTCGTCAACCATGCACGGTAGAATCTCCAGGTTGCGGCAGTGGAGGATGTTGTGGAAGTGGTTGCCGAGGTGGTTGTGGAAAACCTGGACAAACGTGTTTGCCCTCTAGACAATGCGCGATACCACCTTGTCGACCTTGTTCGCCTTGTTCTTCACCTCGACCCTGTCCTCCGCAACCGATTTGCTGTTGCCGAAAATGTGGAAACTGCTGTGGAAGCGGCGGTGGCACGAGTTGCTGTCG GCCGAAAAGTCCGGTATGTCGAGTGAGAAGTAGAAGATGTTACAGTTCTGACAGAGCAGAATGTGCCGACGGAGGATGTTGCCGGCCGAAATCTGGTTGCGAGTGTTTAGGCGGCGGTCTTGATTGCCAGCGCTGTGGCCGGAAAGTGTATCAGGCTGAAATGCAG ATTGTATCCGGTATACCGTTTCACAACATATGCTTCAGCTGTTACTGCTGTAGAAAACCCTTAGAATCCTTAACGTACCAAGAAAACTGCGGAGAAATTTATTGCAAACGTTAG